The Silene latifolia isolate original U9 population chromosome Y, ASM4854445v1, whole genome shotgun sequence sequence aaggtttggtttgggggagtttgatgtatcactttcatatatacttttatagctccctttataccattttacataccgtttcgtgcctattataccttttatatgctttatttcaatgaattgtcgaaatcttagctattttgtgttttgatgcagaaatgactcgttatgagtatgatcaagctaagattagcatggcggagacggcatagtagaatacacgaagcatggcatgggaaacgaggaagcacgaagactagaagtgaaagaagagaagaaaccgTCTGTGAAGCAAGTTCCTCGATAGAGTCACCGctggctcgatcgagcagctgtcttcgatcgagtcacctctagctcgatcgaggatcctctctggcagacttatttccggaatttcctaaaacgattatcttttgttataaattagaaactcgtgttttattgtgAGACTACGTTATATTTTACTGGGACActgctggaaaactctcttagaaccctaatgtttcccttgtatggtactaatctttcctcattaattaatcgttcatcgTTTTATGTTCATTGATTATTATTCCAtgcttttaatcatgttttcattcttaatcattgttgttgttgttgttatcattatgagtagctaattccctcatctaggatgaaggggatctaggttaattaaaaggaaaaatcgattaattgctattgatatcgtttaagttgttgtttgattattgtaattcttctagttaatcaactcgaggcctgagttattaattagtgtagcgaattaatcctatcgccgaccgggttagaattaatataggctgcgataatcaaatagattgtatctaattatagcgaccgcatgttagaatcgatctaaagggcataattgagtcgaccgatcttatgaccttaaaaaacttgatagatttagcaattgattgataatccccgactgattgacctagtgaaccgtaaatcctagacttttaatattatcgttaaaaccttcatttaattatttgtcattagtttgttagaatcaaaacaaaacaaacccccagaaaTCGGTTACTTTTAGACAGCTTAAATACTTATAgactagcttttaccgcctccctgtggattcgatacctgtcttactactagctattcttgttagtcctgagatagatttactttggtttggtAATACCACTTTAGCCACATCAATGCGTTTGTTCCGTTCCCTCCAGATAGTGTAGAGAGCACACACAAAAGCCACTCGTCTTTTCACTTTGTCTGTAGCACACCCTTTGTTTCTATCCGTCACCCATCTCACCAGGTGACCCAATTAGAAGGCAATTCCAACTACCCATCCTGCTAGTAACCACATCCCAAACCTGCTTGGAGTAATAGCAGTAAAAAAAGAGGTGTTTAACATCTTCCTCAGCAGCCTCACATAGTACACAACGATTAGCCATGCTCATACCACGTTTTTTCCGGTTGTCCACTGTGGGAAGCTTGTTTAGACAAGCCATGGCCCCAAAAACAGTCTGCTTGGGAATAACTGCTGGGTCATGGATTGTTCTACCCCAAGCCACCACAGCAGCTTTGGTCCTCATCAATTCATATAGGCACCCAACTTCCAGTTTCCCAGAAGAAGAGCAGCTTGCCAGCAATTCCTCAGCCCTATTAGCAGATCCAACAAAATGAACCAAGTAGTCCTTCACCTGAATTAAAGACTTCCAGAACCAGGAGTGAGATATAGTACAGGTAGCTTGCCATATGTTTCCCCCCTTCAGCACATAGTGTCTAAACCAAGAAGTCCATAAGCAGCCTGGTTTGTACTGTAATTTCCACACCCATCTCAACAGTTGACACTTATTCCAGCTCAATACCTCCTTAATGTCTAAACCACCTTGCCTCTTGGGTTTTCAAAGACCCTGCCACCCTTGGAACACCATTCTTCTCTTGCCCTCAGCAATCTCCCAATAAAAATCCCTgcaaattttattattattactattactattactattactattactactactactactactactactactactactactactactactactactactactactactactactactactactactactactactattactattattaccaGAAAATACTTCCCTTTGCCAATACCAGTTACATGCCTATCATAACTATCCCGActcattttatattttattatttattcccATCTCATAACATAATCTCATAATTTAATAGATATAATTTATAAAACACATTTCACATTTTACCGTTGACTAACCTTTGACCAAAtcttataaaatacggggtattacagataCGCACGAAAAGACTGTTGTTGGGCATAGGATTATAGGAGTAGTTACTCCATATAATCGATATTCATGTTAACATATTTAGTTGACTAGATGGAACCATATTTGTTGTAATGGAGGCGTCCTGTTACCCTATAGTTAGTTGATTAGAGTGATAAGAACAAAATAATAGCGAATAACAAATAAAGTGACACACAAAtatacgtggttcaccagtaaaataactggctacgtccaccctgaAGGAGAGCAAAATTCACTATTGTGGAGATAATAGTACAACAGCAGACCGGTATACACGCGCTCgatatgagccaaaagtataccatATTCTACCAACAAAATAGTAATCTCAAAAGGACAAAAGAGACTACCCAAATGAGATGAAGGACAAACGATCTTGTGGCCACCAAGATCCGAACGGACTCCTTCAATATCCATATTCAGACGAACGCCAATCTACTTGAGCCCGGAATAAACTGAAGCTTCCTCCCGGagggaacctcacaaatcgactctCATAAGATTGTGCTCTCAAATACTATCTCCACCTCCTTAATTAACCTAGACTAATACAAGGGTCTTTATATAGATTTATTCCACCCTAAATAAGAGATCTAGACTAATTAGAAAATAAAGACTATtagaaaatataataataatttcctaaaacTAGTTAACAAGGGTAAACCCACGTAATAAGCTAGGAATCTAAAACTAAAGTCCTAATAAAGTCAACGCCATGACAAAACCATAAAGCTAAGACAATCAACAGTAATTAACGTCTGACATAGAGACAAGGCACATCCACGCAAATGATCAGACATACACGCGACCCGCACAAGCaggggcggagccaggatttcAAATATGGGGTAGCGAAAAATATGCATTAGCAAATATATGACAAAAAATATATTTCATCCGACAATAATTTTAGCCATAAGATTACAAAATACAAATTTGATGCGAAAAAGCTACTCTAATCTTAGCCGACGAGTTCTCATATTTTGATAATGATTTATAATTTCATCGTCGGTAAGTTTACAAAATATATCCTTTTCTATAAAAGTAACTAAATAATCATTCAACAATTCATCTCCCATACTATTGCGAAGTTTATTCTTTATGTATGTCATCGCCGAAAAAGCTCTTTCAACACTTGCAGTCGCCACGGGAAGAACTAATACAAGTTTAAGAAGCAAGTAGACCTTCGAATGTATCAAATGTTTCTTGGTCTCAACAAGCTTGATAGAAAGCTCGTTTAGATTCTTCAAATTCCAAAATCTTTCATCATGACGGATATCTTCAAAGTAATTTTTAAGTTGATATTCAAAGTGTAACAAATCAGCTTTTGAAAATTCACTTGGATAATAGTGAGCAAGACGGAGCAACTTGCTAACATCAAATGAAGAAAATTGATCATTAGGACTGAAACAAGACATACAAACAAGTAATGTCTTACTTACCTCATCAAAAATTTGTTAATTTCGTGCAAAATTTGATCTATCACGCAGAGAAAAATATCAATCCGAAAGTGCTCATCATTATCCACTTCTTTTCTACCACGCTTGTACCTTCCCGGAGCCACGTAAATATCACTCATGATAGGAACAAAAATATCATACTTATCACAAAATGATTTCACCTTTTCCATATGAGTATCCCAACCATCATCTCTTATCTTTTGCAAATTCTTTTTGGTGACATCAACAAGTGCCATAGCATTTACAATATCTTGATTTTTCTTTTGTAAAGCTAAGTTCAACTCATTAGTAATACCCAAAATAGTAATCATCAATTGTCCAATGAAAACAAAATCAAATGTTCGCATAGTATGTGCCAGTTTCTCTACCTTTACTAGCTCAGTACCATCACAAAAATCACCAATGGCTTCAAGAACATCCAGAACGATGGAAAATGAAGAAAACACACTCAAAATGGTTTTAAAGTGAGATCCCCAACGAGTATCACCCGGTCTATTTAAACCCTTTTCTTGATTTAAGCCACTCCCTGATGCAACTTCACCCATTTGTAATGCTTTCTCAAGATGTTCTGCTTGTTTATCTCTAAATATTTCTTTACGTTTAGGTGAAGATGCAATCACATTTAGTAAAATAGCAAGTGAATCAAAAAGTTCACTACAATCAACATTTTTCTTAGCCACCGCAATAAGAGTTAGCTGAAGTTGGTGAGCAAAACAATGAACATAATAAGCACATGGAGACTCATTCATGATTAAACTTTTAAGACCGTTAATAGAACCCCGCATATTGCTAGCACCATCATAACCTTGACCTCTAACACTCGACAAAGTAAGAGAATTCTCAAGAAGcagttgttgtattgcagctttAAGTGTTAAAGAAGTAGTGTTACCCACATGCACAATACCCAAGAACCTCTCTACAACCGCTCCTCTTTTATCAACATATCGCAAGCAAAGAGCCATTTGCTCTTTATATGCTATATCAGTGACTCATCTGCAAGAATACCAAAAAAGCCACCATCTAACTCTTCAATAATTTTTTTGGTTGTCTCTTTTGCAAAAACACTTATGATATCCCTTTGAATATCAGGGGAGGTAAGTGTACAATTTCCAGGTACTTTTAATACGGGAGCTCTAGGCGTATTTTCGTCACGCTTGGTAAATATTTTCACAAGTTCAAGATAATTTCCTTGGTTCAATGATTTTCCACTTTCATCATGACCACGAGATGCCAATCCTTGTAAACAAATAAATCTCAATGCTTCAATTGAATTTTCTAACCGAATGCGATAGTCACTTTTAGCTTCATTTGTAAACTTTTCAAAGCAACAAGCTATAGAGGACTTTTGTTTGTTGAATATATCAAAATTCTTCATAGCATTGTTATGAGCGCTCATATGATTACCAACATGCTTATCAAAGGCACTACTTTTACTCCATGTTCTAAACCCCCCATTAACAAAAGCATCACCTCCACAAGCGCTATCATTcttaaataaataacaaacaaAGCAATACGCTGCATCCTTTTCTATACTATACTCAAGCCAAGGCTTATACTTTTCAAACCATTTACGAACAAAGTTACGCTTAGTTTTAGGAAATGTGTAGTTACTAGGCTGACAAGGACCCCTCCGAATATATTCTCGTCTTATCATATCACGATCATTTATGTGAAAATCAGTTAATTTTCTTCTTAATCCGGGATCTTTGGGAAGAGATATCACATCAAAATCACTCAACCTATCTAAAATTGGACTAGTAAAAGGATTTGAACTACCTCCCAATTCGGTTTCTCCATCTATTAACTCGTCAATATTAGTTTCAGGATCATCACCCGAGAGAGTTGAATCAGTTGGATTTGGTGTATGTGTATCATCATTGCATTGTCTTTTTGCAAAAAAACTCGTAATAGTCGGCGTACTAATTCTCTTCATCCCTGAAATTCAACAAGATTTAATATTAAAATACAATTTTAATCATTCACTACAGTACGATAATGCGTTGCACACGGTACACCGTgcctataaattttcataaactaAAACTAAGAAATTGCAACAAGACAAGTTAGACAACCACCAAAATTCAGTCTTTCCTAACAGAAACTGAAGACAACCCAGATCATCAAA is a genomic window containing:
- the LOC141630713 gene encoding uncharacterized protein LOC141630713 codes for the protein MALCLRYVDKRGAVVERFLGIVHVGNTTSLTLKAAIQQLLLENSLTLSSVRGQGYDGASNMRGSINGLKSLIMNESPCAYYVHCFAHQLQLTLIAVAKKNVDCSELFDSLAILLNVIASSPKRKEIFRDKQAEHLEKALQMGEVASGSGLNQEKGLNRPGDTRWGSHFKTILSVFSSFSIVLDVLEAIGDFCDGTELVKVEKLAHTMRTFDFVFIGQLMITILGITNELNLALQKKNQDIVNAMALVDVTKKNLQKIRDDGWDTHMEKVKSFCDKYDIFVPIMSDIYVAPGRYKRGRKEVDNDEHFRIDIFLCVIDQILHEINKFLMSKLLRLAHYYPSEFSKADLLHFEYQLKNYFEDIRHDERFWNLKNLNELSIKLVETKKHLIHSKVKDYLVHFVGSANRAEELLASCSSSGKLEVGCLYELMRTKAAVVAWGRTIHDPAVIPKQTVFGAMACLNKLPTVDNRKKRGMSMANRCVLCEAAEEDVKHLFFYCYYSKQVWDVVTSRMGSWNCLLIGSPGEMGDG
- the LOC141630714 gene encoding uncharacterized protein LOC141630714 translates to MKRISTPTITSFFAKRQCNDDTHTPNPTDSTLSGDDPETNIDELIDGETELGGSSNPFTSPILDRLSDFDVISLPKDPGLRRKLTDFHINDRDMIRREYIRRGPCQPSNYTFPKTKRNFVRKWFEKYKPWLEYSIEKDAAYCFVCYLFKNDSACGGDAFVNGGFRTWSKSSAFDKHVGNHMSAHNNAMKNFDIFNKQKSSIACCFEKFTNEAKSDYRIRLENSIEALRFICLQGLASRGHDESGKSLNQGNYLELVKIFTKRDENTPRAPVLKVPGNCTLTSPDIQRDIISVFAKETTKKIIEELDGGFFGILADESLI